A genomic stretch from Telmatocola sphagniphila includes:
- a CDS encoding cystathionine gamma-synthase, giving the protein MSRENLEQGFSTKAIHAGQPADPATGATVVPIYATSTYTQAAPGEHKGYEYSRSGNPTRTALETCLAALESGERGLAFASGLAATNAVLAACLKPGDEVVAAADLYGGTFRLLERVFKPWGISAHYTDDASAEGFAKIITPKTKLVWIETPTNPLLQILDIESLAELAHKNGALLVVDNTFASPYLQQPIKLGADIVVHSTTKYLGGHSDVVGGAIVTREDLVQPIKFYQNAAGGVPGPFDSYLTLRGMKTLAVRMDRHCQNARELADWLTKHPSVEKVYFPGLKSHPGFEVARKQMRDFGGMISLRLKGGATAAHNFLTRTHLFSLAESLGGVESLVNHPAKMTHASIPREIREARGVDDALIRLSVGIEDVADLKEDLRYALES; this is encoded by the coding sequence ATGAGCCGGGAAAACCTCGAACAAGGATTTTCGACTAAGGCGATTCACGCCGGGCAACCGGCCGATCCGGCCACGGGAGCCACCGTGGTGCCGATCTACGCCACTTCAACTTATACGCAAGCGGCCCCCGGTGAGCATAAAGGATACGAGTACTCCCGGAGTGGCAATCCCACGCGAACGGCACTTGAAACCTGTCTGGCGGCCCTGGAATCCGGCGAACGAGGACTCGCATTTGCCTCCGGTCTGGCGGCCACTAATGCGGTACTGGCGGCCTGTTTGAAACCGGGCGATGAAGTGGTCGCGGCGGCCGACCTCTACGGAGGGACCTTCCGACTACTGGAGCGAGTTTTCAAACCCTGGGGGATTTCCGCCCACTATACCGATGATGCCTCCGCGGAAGGCTTCGCCAAGATCATTACACCGAAGACGAAGTTGGTCTGGATCGAAACGCCCACCAATCCGTTGTTGCAAATCCTGGATATCGAATCTCTAGCCGAGTTGGCCCATAAAAACGGCGCCCTGCTGGTCGTGGACAACACCTTCGCTTCCCCCTATTTGCAACAGCCGATCAAGTTGGGAGCCGATATCGTCGTCCACAGCACGACGAAATATCTCGGCGGTCACTCCGATGTGGTGGGGGGAGCAATCGTCACGCGGGAAGATCTAGTTCAGCCAATCAAATTTTACCAGAACGCTGCCGGCGGAGTGCCCGGTCCGTTCGATTCCTACCTGACTCTTCGCGGCATGAAGACACTCGCTGTACGTATGGACCGGCATTGCCAGAATGCTCGCGAGTTGGCGGACTGGTTGACGAAACATCCCTCCGTTGAGAAGGTTTATTTTCCCGGACTCAAGAGTCATCCCGGTTTCGAGGTGGCTCGAAAACAGATGCGTGATTTCGGAGGTATGATTTCGCTTCGTCTCAAAGGGGGCGCGACCGCAGCTCATAATTTTCTCACGCGAACGCACCTCTTCAGCCTGGCGGAGAGCCTCGGAGGCGTGGAATCGCTCGTCAATCATCCGGCGAAGATGACGCACGCCAGCATTCCTCGGGAAATACGGGAAGCTCGGGGCGTGGATGATGCCCTGATACGATTGAGTGTGGGAATCGAGGATGTAGCGGATTTGAAGGAAGATTTGCGGTATGCGCTGGAGAGCTAG
- a CDS encoding 5-oxoprolinase subunit B family protein, with the protein MLLFPIKISPLGDQAILTYWSTEVAAQTFAVQLRAQNPGWLQDAVPAYSSVGIFFDRSKIRIQELIVTLRGGLEISDFQAESVTGKTHLIPCCYEMQKDMSRVCDFTRLNPEQVIEQHTSVTYTVYAIGFSPGFPYLGYLPEALQNVPRLDTPRLRLEAGSVGMTGKQTGVYPLVRPGGWNIVARTPLVLVDVEDRYFPIDVGDAVKFARIDEKRFRELEGERLN; encoded by the coding sequence ATGCTATTATTTCCCATCAAGATAAGTCCTTTGGGTGATCAGGCGATTCTGACTTACTGGTCAACTGAGGTCGCCGCGCAAACTTTTGCTGTCCAGCTAAGAGCTCAAAATCCCGGCTGGCTTCAGGATGCGGTGCCGGCCTATAGCTCCGTTGGCATTTTCTTCGACCGAAGCAAAATTCGAATTCAGGAATTGATAGTGACACTCCGTGGGGGATTGGAAATCTCTGATTTCCAAGCGGAGAGTGTTACGGGTAAAACGCATCTAATTCCCTGCTGCTATGAGATGCAAAAGGACATGAGCCGCGTTTGCGATTTCACCAGGCTGAATCCGGAACAAGTCATTGAGCAGCACACCTCGGTTACCTACACCGTCTATGCCATCGGATTTTCCCCCGGCTTCCCCTATCTCGGCTATCTACCGGAGGCATTGCAGAATGTGCCGCGGCTCGACACGCCGCGATTACGGTTAGAAGCTGGTTCCGTGGGAATGACCGGTAAACAGACTGGCGTGTATCCGCTGGTTCGGCCGGGAGGCTGGAATATTGTGGCTAGAACGCCTCTGGTGCTCGTCGATGTTGAGGATCGGTACTTCCCTATCGATGTCGGGGACGCTGTGAAATTCGCAAGAATCGATGAAAAACGTTTCCGGGAGTTGGAAGGGGAACGACTCAATTAA
- a CDS encoding SulP family inorganic anion transporter, whose amino-acid sequence MDSQNQISPPVLAFKSDLPASVVVFLVALPLCLGVALACEMPPAAGLITGIVGGIIVGCFSGSPLQVSGPAAGLTTVVVGVVLNKDLGPAALSVIIILAGFIQILAAFASWGRWFRAVSPAVIHGMLAGIGTLIVLGQIHAMFDVKAKSTGLDNLLMLPESFQKAFSFDSENSHTAAAIIGMATIVALFAWKSLAPGKLQFLPAPLAALIVGTLLANLLPFATKVQKIEVPQNLFKAVILPDSASLPFLYQKVTWISALTVALIASAETLLCAGAVDKMHSGPRTNYNKELAAQGIGNSICGFLGALPMTGVIVRSAANVQAGARTRCSAIFHGVWLLGLAVCFPNLLNLIPKCSLAAVLVVTGFKLVDLDQIWELRIFGRAQVVIYFVTALTIVFSDLLVGVILGLVLSMLHLLHQFASLRVEKTLMEGNEFRIILDGAATFLSLPKLAATLENLPLQTTSLQVDLQNVSFIDHACIELLNSWRSQNESAGRKVTFEWGESRPKYNLGSEHEL is encoded by the coding sequence ATGGACTCGCAAAACCAAATCTCTCCCCCGGTTCTTGCCTTCAAGAGTGACCTGCCGGCATCGGTGGTCGTCTTTTTGGTGGCGTTGCCACTGTGCCTGGGAGTGGCTTTAGCCTGTGAAATGCCGCCGGCTGCCGGTTTGATCACCGGAATAGTCGGCGGCATCATCGTCGGCTGCTTTTCCGGTAGTCCACTCCAGGTTTCCGGGCCCGCCGCCGGTCTGACCACGGTCGTTGTCGGTGTCGTCTTGAATAAAGATCTGGGCCCGGCCGCTCTGAGCGTTATCATCATTCTTGCAGGTTTCATTCAGATCCTGGCGGCCTTCGCTAGTTGGGGGCGCTGGTTTCGGGCCGTCTCCCCCGCCGTCATTCACGGCATGCTGGCGGGAATCGGGACACTCATCGTTCTGGGCCAGATTCATGCCATGTTCGATGTGAAAGCCAAATCGACCGGACTGGACAATCTGCTGATGTTGCCGGAGTCGTTTCAGAAAGCCTTTTCGTTTGACTCGGAAAACAGCCATACCGCCGCGGCCATTATTGGTATGGCGACCATAGTCGCGTTGTTCGCCTGGAAAAGCCTGGCCCCCGGGAAATTGCAATTTTTACCCGCTCCCCTGGCGGCGTTAATTGTTGGAACTCTGCTGGCTAACTTACTTCCCTTCGCGACGAAGGTGCAAAAAATCGAAGTTCCGCAGAACCTCTTCAAAGCGGTGATCCTGCCCGATTCCGCCTCGCTCCCTTTCCTTTACCAGAAAGTGACTTGGATTTCAGCACTGACCGTAGCTTTGATAGCCAGCGCGGAGACGCTGCTTTGCGCCGGCGCTGTGGACAAGATGCATTCCGGGCCACGGACCAATTACAACAAGGAATTAGCGGCGCAGGGAATTGGGAATTCGATCTGCGGATTTCTGGGAGCCCTCCCGATGACCGGGGTGATCGTTCGCAGCGCCGCAAATGTCCAGGCCGGAGCGCGTACCCGATGTTCGGCGATTTTTCACGGTGTCTGGCTACTGGGGCTAGCGGTTTGCTTTCCCAATTTGTTGAACCTAATTCCCAAATGTTCGCTGGCGGCGGTGCTCGTAGTAACCGGTTTCAAACTGGTGGATCTCGACCAGATCTGGGAATTGCGAATTTTTGGCCGGGCTCAGGTGGTCATCTATTTCGTTACTGCCTTAACAATCGTCTTCTCGGATCTTCTGGTCGGGGTTATCCTGGGGCTGGTGCTGTCGATGCTGCATCTGCTTCACCAGTTCGCGAGCCTGCGCGTTGAGAAAACTCTCATGGAAGGAAATGAATTTCGAATCATTCTCGACGGAGCCGCTACCTTCCTTTCCCTGCCCAAACTCGCGGCCACACTCGAAAATCTTCCCTTGCAAACCACTTCGTTGCAAGTCGATCTGCAAAACGTCAGTTTCATCGATCATGCTTGTATTGAGCTTCTGAATAGCTGGCGATCTCAAAATGAATCGGCCGGCCGGAAAGTGACTTTCGAATGGGGTGAGAGTCGACCCAAGTATAACCTGGGATCGGAACACGAGCTGTAA
- a CDS encoding dienelactone hydrolase family protein — MKQILSAMVILFGASLVRAEVKTRTIEYTYEGTKLVGFLAYDDAHKDKKPGVLVVHEWWGLNDYAKERAKALAKLGYVAFCPDMYGEGATTEHPEDAGKMSTLVRNNVKIWQGRANAGLKILASQPEVDSSKLAAIGYCFGGSTALELAYSGANLKAVCTFHAGLPTPSETDAKAIKAKVLVCNGADDTFVSAASIKNFKAALTQAGVDLQFENYPGAVHSFTVAEADKRKLPGMAYNKAADEKSWQQMQDLFHKVFAK, encoded by the coding sequence ATGAAACAGATTTTGTCAGCAATGGTGATTCTTTTCGGGGCCTCGCTGGTCCGAGCGGAAGTGAAGACGCGGACCATCGAATATACCTACGAAGGAACTAAACTCGTTGGTTTTCTGGCTTACGATGATGCTCATAAGGACAAGAAGCCGGGAGTGTTGGTGGTTCATGAGTGGTGGGGCTTGAACGACTATGCCAAGGAACGGGCGAAAGCTCTAGCGAAGCTGGGTTATGTGGCATTTTGTCCGGACATGTATGGGGAGGGAGCGACGACGGAGCATCCGGAAGATGCAGGCAAAATGTCCACTTTGGTTCGCAACAACGTTAAGATTTGGCAGGGTCGTGCTAATGCTGGTTTGAAGATTTTGGCGTCCCAGCCCGAGGTGGATTCGAGCAAATTGGCGGCGATCGGTTACTGTTTCGGAGGTTCGACGGCTCTGGAACTGGCCTATTCCGGGGCCAACTTGAAAGCGGTGTGTACATTCCATGCAGGGTTGCCGACTCCGTCAGAAACCGATGCGAAAGCCATCAAGGCCAAGGTGCTGGTTTGCAACGGCGCGGATGATACCTTTGTCTCGGCCGCTTCCATTAAGAATTTCAAGGCCGCGTTGACCCAAGCTGGAGTGGACCTGCAATTCGAAAACTATCCGGGAGCGGTTCACAGCTTTACGGTGGCCGAGGCGGATAAGAGAAAGTTGCCGGGGATGGCTTACAACAAGGCCGCGGATGAGAAGTCTTGGCAGCAGATGCAGGACCTGTTCCATAAAGTTTTCGCCAAGTAG
- a CDS encoding ABC-F family ATP-binding cassette domain-containing protein: protein MAVLFQIKKAYKHYGEQVLLDGAEATITDNVKVGFIGRNGAGKSTLLRILLGEEELDQGEIARHPNLKLGYLRQHDPFLPNETVIDFLMRDSGQPNWKCGEVAGQFELKGAYLEGPVAKLSGGWQTRVKLAALLLHEPTLLILDEPTNFLDLRTQILLEHFLINYRGGCLIVSHDRAFLETTCTHTLNLSRGKLTSFPGKVEAFLEFQKERREHEEKTNAAIATKRKQLEEFIARNRARAATAALAQSKSKALEKLELMEVLGDEPTARIRPPRVEPRKGPALRCRDLAIGYPERTIATDIQLELDHGTRAAIVGDNGQGKTTFLRTLVDSLKPVSGEVRWGFGCKIGVYAQHVYTTLPEKQTVIEYLRSQAAYGKKEQEILEVAGSLLFKKKQVEKPISVLSGGERARLCLAGLLLSDYNILILDEPGNHLDVDTIDALVDALLDYEGTVIFTSHDRHFTGKVATCIVEVRDGRVVNYSGKYHNYVEKVNEEIAAGERELANQKAKLPPDVIKTRVAVQKPHRSEKEIRKELKSIEKKIAELDSQKKELNAQLMNTSNSAEAMRLHNEINAITQPLSDAEERWCELNEEIQEYE from the coding sequence ATGGCCGTTCTCTTTCAAATCAAAAAAGCTTATAAGCACTATGGGGAACAAGTGCTGCTCGATGGGGCCGAAGCCACCATCACGGATAATGTCAAAGTCGGGTTTATCGGACGCAACGGGGCCGGTAAGAGTACCCTGCTGCGCATTCTTCTGGGTGAGGAAGAATTGGATCAGGGCGAAATCGCCCGGCATCCGAACCTGAAGCTCGGCTATCTTCGGCAGCACGACCCGTTCCTCCCCAACGAGACCGTCATCGACTTTCTTATGCGCGACAGCGGCCAGCCGAACTGGAAATGCGGGGAAGTGGCCGGGCAGTTCGAATTGAAGGGGGCCTACCTCGAAGGTCCTGTGGCTAAACTCTCCGGGGGTTGGCAGACGCGCGTGAAACTCGCTGCGCTACTGTTGCACGAACCCACGCTCCTGATCCTCGACGAACCGACAAACTTCCTCGACTTGCGCACCCAGATTCTGCTTGAACACTTTTTGATCAATTACCGGGGTGGTTGCCTAATCGTCTCCCACGACCGTGCCTTCCTCGAGACGACATGTACCCACACGCTGAACCTCAGCCGCGGGAAGCTTACCTCCTTTCCGGGCAAAGTGGAAGCCTTCCTGGAATTTCAGAAAGAACGGCGCGAGCACGAGGAAAAAACGAACGCCGCGATCGCGACCAAACGGAAGCAACTCGAAGAATTTATTGCCCGCAACCGAGCGCGGGCCGCGACGGCCGCCCTGGCCCAATCCAAGAGCAAAGCCTTGGAGAAACTCGAACTGATGGAAGTCCTCGGCGATGAACCGACCGCGCGGATTCGGCCACCGCGCGTCGAGCCGCGTAAAGGCCCGGCACTCCGTTGCCGGGATCTGGCGATCGGGTATCCCGAACGGACGATTGCTACTGACATTCAGCTGGAACTCGACCATGGTACGCGGGCCGCGATCGTCGGCGACAACGGTCAGGGAAAAACGACTTTTCTGCGAACTCTCGTCGATTCTCTGAAGCCCGTCTCGGGAGAAGTTCGTTGGGGGTTCGGTTGCAAGATCGGGGTCTACGCCCAGCATGTTTACACCACGCTTCCTGAAAAGCAGACGGTGATCGAATATTTGCGCAGTCAGGCGGCCTATGGAAAGAAAGAGCAGGAAATCCTCGAAGTGGCGGGGTCGCTGCTCTTCAAAAAGAAGCAGGTGGAAAAACCTATTTCTGTGCTGTCCGGGGGCGAAAGAGCCCGCTTGTGTCTCGCGGGGCTTTTGCTCAGCGACTACAACATTTTGATTCTCGACGAACCGGGTAACCACTTGGATGTCGATACGATTGATGCGCTGGTGGACGCTCTGCTGGATTATGAGGGAACGGTCATCTTCACCAGCCACGATCGGCATTTTACCGGTAAAGTGGCAACCTGCATCGTTGAAGTTCGCGACGGTCGGGTGGTGAATTACAGCGGCAAATATCATAACTATGTCGAAAAAGTGAACGAAGAGATCGCAGCGGGAGAGCGGGAATTGGCGAACCAGAAGGCCAAGCTCCCGCCCGATGTCATCAAAACTCGAGTGGCGGTGCAGAAACCGCACCGCAGCGAGAAGGAGATTCGCAAGGAACTGAAGTCGATCGAGAAAAAGATTGCAGAATTGGATAGTCAGAAGAAAGAACTGAACGCTCAGCTGATGAATACCAGTAATTCGGCCGAAGCCATGCGTTTGCACAACGAAATCAATGCCATTACCCAGCCGTTGTCGGATGCGGAGGAGCGCTGGTGCGAATTGAACGAGGAAATTCAGGAATATGAATAA
- a CDS encoding cation diffusion facilitator family transporter, with translation MPIDYRKRAMSASLLIAGLMLIGKVFAAYLTGSVAILSDALESIIHIGATSVAAFSLWYSRLPADRDHPYGHGKIAYFSAGLEGAFILVASLSIFTSSIRAWIFGQELGNLSTGLTIIVILALVNLLLGLYLIRIGRRENSLVLLANGQHAISDMITSSGVVLGIFLVWATGLTWLDPLVGILIGINVLVMAWSLMRRAYDGLMERADPQQTERIRDILRKAVKDNVLVDWHQLRHRIVDTDLWIEVHLLMASDQTLRAAHHAVTKLEDEIRVLFPGRTVRITTHLEPADHELDHPPGHPDHRQEDEIF, from the coding sequence ATGCCAATCGACTACCGTAAACGGGCCATGAGCGCGAGCCTTCTGATTGCAGGCTTAATGCTCATCGGCAAGGTCTTCGCCGCCTATTTGACGGGTAGCGTGGCGATTCTTTCCGATGCCCTCGAATCGATCATTCACATTGGGGCCACATCCGTGGCCGCCTTCAGTTTATGGTACTCGCGACTGCCCGCGGATCGCGACCATCCTTATGGTCATGGGAAGATCGCTTATTTCTCCGCCGGGTTGGAGGGGGCCTTCATTCTGGTTGCCTCCCTGAGCATTTTTACCAGTAGCATCCGCGCCTGGATTTTCGGTCAGGAATTGGGTAACCTCAGCACAGGTTTGACAATCATTGTCATTCTGGCCCTGGTGAATCTGCTTCTCGGACTTTATCTCATCCGCATTGGTCGCCGTGAAAATTCGCTCGTCCTGCTCGCCAACGGCCAACACGCAATCTCCGATATGATCACGAGTTCTGGCGTGGTGCTAGGCATTTTCCTGGTCTGGGCCACCGGTTTAACCTGGCTCGACCCTTTAGTCGGAATTCTGATAGGAATCAACGTTCTGGTGATGGCGTGGTCCCTAATGCGGCGAGCGTATGACGGTTTAATGGAACGGGCTGATCCTCAGCAGACGGAGAGAATTCGAGATATCTTGCGAAAAGCGGTGAAAGATAACGTCCTGGTCGATTGGCATCAGCTTCGTCATCGAATTGTCGATACAGATCTCTGGATTGAAGTGCACCTGCTGATGGCAAGCGATCAAACACTCCGTGCCGCTCACCACGCCGTAACGAAACTTGAGGATGAGATTCGAGTGCTCTTCCCGGGTCGTACGGTACGAATCACCACCCATCTCGAACCAGCCGACCATGAGCTGGATCATCCGCCGGGGCATCCCGATCACCGGCAGGAAGACGAAATTTTCTAG
- a CDS encoding carbonic anhydrase, producing the protein MENVLRGILSFKKNRRYQKEELFRKLSKGQTPTVMLITCSDSRIQPDIITRTEPGEIFVVRNMGNLIPAKHESEPGAESAAIDYAINVLNIRDIVICGHTKCGAVHGLLHPQTIDSMPAIKNWLDRAGTSARTRIEALHQNPEDPNLWRQAVDLNVLAQLENLRSHDSVQEALRREILNIHGWVYEIETGEIQAYEPHLDRFLPLEQSRVATSILGANNQLDLILPDLETVESIS; encoded by the coding sequence ATGGAAAATGTTCTGCGCGGTATTCTGTCGTTCAAAAAAAATCGCCGGTACCAGAAGGAAGAATTGTTTCGGAAGCTCAGCAAGGGTCAAACGCCCACGGTGATGCTGATTACCTGTTCGGATTCTCGCATTCAGCCCGATATTATCACGCGTACCGAACCGGGTGAAATCTTCGTGGTTCGCAACATGGGCAACCTCATTCCCGCGAAACACGAATCCGAGCCGGGTGCGGAGTCGGCGGCGATAGACTATGCCATCAACGTCTTGAATATCCGCGATATCGTCATTTGCGGACATACGAAGTGTGGGGCCGTGCACGGTCTGTTGCATCCCCAAACGATCGATTCGATGCCGGCGATTAAAAATTGGCTCGACCGCGCGGGAACCTCCGCGCGGACCCGCATCGAAGCGCTGCACCAGAATCCGGAGGATCCCAACCTCTGGAGGCAGGCCGTGGATCTGAATGTCCTCGCGCAATTGGAAAATCTCCGGTCCCACGACAGCGTTCAGGAGGCATTGCGACGGGAAATCCTGAATATTCACGGCTGGGTTTACGAAATTGAGACGGGGGAGATTCAGGCCTACGAACCCCATCTGGATCGATTTCTGCCACTGGAGCAATCGCGAGTCGCGACGTCGATATTGGGTGCAAATAATCAATTGGATTTAATCCTGCCCGATTTGGAAACCGTAGAATCAATCTCATGA
- a CDS encoding LLM class flavin-dependent oxidoreductase, which translates to MRYGYWMPVFGGWLRNVDDEKMSATWEYTKKLAQRSEQIGFDLSLVAELNLNDIKGIREPSLDAWSTAAALTAVTERLEYMVAVRPTFHNPALLAKQAANIDHIGGGGRLSLNVVSSWWKDEALKYGVGFEEHDDRYARTEEWLKVLDTLWQRDDFNFSGKYYKIQDSVLQPKPLTKPRPTIYAGGESEAAKNLIARTCDAYVMHGDPPERIQLKIADMNQRREKLGLGLMIYGVAGYSIVRDTEADAKKELARITDVKQSAAGYDNYQQWLSGTQLEQKVSLEDYSVSNRGLRAGLVGTPQQVKDQIGRFEAAGVNLLLLQCSPQLEEMERFADSVIH; encoded by the coding sequence ATGCGATATGGTTATTGGATGCCGGTATTCGGTGGTTGGCTACGCAACGTCGATGACGAGAAGATGTCTGCGACCTGGGAGTATACCAAAAAGCTCGCCCAACGCAGCGAACAGATCGGCTTCGATCTCAGCCTCGTGGCCGAGTTGAATCTGAACGATATTAAAGGAATTCGCGAGCCGTCGCTGGATGCCTGGTCGACTGCGGCGGCGCTGACCGCCGTTACGGAGCGACTTGAATATATGGTCGCCGTGCGACCGACCTTTCATAACCCGGCCCTTCTGGCTAAGCAGGCGGCGAACATCGACCACATCGGCGGCGGGGGGCGTCTCTCCCTAAATGTCGTTTCCTCCTGGTGGAAAGATGAAGCCCTCAAATATGGCGTGGGCTTCGAAGAGCACGACGATCGTTATGCCCGCACGGAAGAGTGGCTGAAAGTTCTGGACACCCTCTGGCAGCGCGACGACTTCAATTTCTCCGGGAAGTATTACAAGATTCAGGATTCCGTGCTGCAACCCAAGCCGCTCACCAAACCCCGTCCGACGATTTACGCCGGTGGAGAATCGGAAGCGGCCAAGAATCTCATCGCTCGTACTTGCGATGCGTATGTCATGCATGGTGATCCGCCGGAGCGCATTCAGCTGAAGATCGCAGACATGAATCAGCGCCGCGAAAAGTTGGGGCTGGGCCTCATGATTTACGGGGTGGCCGGCTACTCCATCGTTCGCGATACCGAAGCGGACGCAAAGAAAGAATTAGCTCGAATCACGGATGTGAAGCAGTCGGCGGCCGGCTACGATAACTATCAGCAGTGGTTATCCGGCACGCAACTGGAACAAAAGGTTTCGCTGGAAGACTACTCCGTTTCCAATCGCGGTTTGAGAGCGGGTCTGGTGGGTACGCCGCAGCAGGTGAAGGATCAAATTGGTCGGTTCGAAGCGGCGGGAGTGAATCTGCTATTGCTCCAATGCAGTCCGCAACTCGAAGAAATGGAACGATTCGCGGATTCGGTAATTCATTAA
- a CDS encoding ATP-grasp domain-containing protein, which translates to MPKRPMAIYHEHPDWFRPLFAELDRREQSYVRLDPRAHLYNPAEISSPYSLVFNRMSPSAYLRDGVQGMFFTLSYLAHLERLHVPVINGLQAFTVETSKARQLDLLESLGLPYPRAIVINHPSRAVEAAKNLRFPVVVKANIGGSGAGIVRFDQLEDLARAAEENRLDFGVDHTALVQEYIPARGGHIVRVELLGARYMYAIKVFTTGESFNLCPADICQRSDGMALERSACPVDAPKTGLKVESYTPPISVIEACEEIMENAQIDIGGIEYMVDDRDGRLVYYDINALSNFVADAKNVVGFDPFARLVDFLQDVAQRGYIPTRLKKHSAVDSDFACWDAAL; encoded by the coding sequence ATGCCGAAGCGACCGATGGCGATCTATCACGAACATCCTGACTGGTTCCGCCCCTTATTCGCGGAACTGGATCGACGGGAGCAATCCTATGTTCGTTTGGATCCGCGAGCCCATCTCTACAATCCCGCAGAAATCAGTTCCCCATATTCTCTAGTTTTCAACCGGATGAGCCCCTCCGCTTATCTCCGCGATGGCGTGCAGGGGATGTTTTTTACCTTGAGCTATCTCGCCCATCTCGAACGGCTGCATGTTCCGGTAATCAATGGCCTGCAAGCTTTCACCGTGGAAACTTCCAAGGCCCGCCAGTTGGATCTGCTCGAATCGCTGGGGCTGCCCTATCCGAGAGCCATCGTCATTAATCATCCGTCCAGAGCGGTGGAAGCCGCAAAAAATTTGCGCTTCCCAGTGGTCGTCAAAGCGAACATCGGCGGCAGTGGAGCCGGGATCGTCCGGTTCGACCAACTCGAAGATCTTGCTCGCGCGGCCGAGGAAAATCGTCTTGACTTTGGCGTCGATCACACGGCGCTGGTTCAAGAGTACATCCCGGCCCGTGGCGGCCATATCGTCCGGGTCGAACTACTCGGCGCCCGGTATATGTACGCCATCAAGGTCTTTACAACCGGCGAATCTTTCAATCTCTGCCCGGCGGATATTTGCCAACGCAGTGATGGCATGGCCCTTGAGCGTTCGGCCTGCCCGGTGGATGCCCCGAAAACCGGATTGAAGGTCGAATCTTATACTCCGCCGATTTCGGTGATCGAAGCCTGCGAAGAGATCATGGAGAATGCCCAGATCGACATCGGCGGCATTGAGTATATGGTCGATGATCGCGATGGCCGGCTGGTCTATTATGACATTAACGCTCTCTCGAATTTCGTGGCCGATGCCAAGAATGTCGTCGGCTTCGATCCGTTTGCCCGATTAGTCGATTTTCTTCAGGATGTCGCCCAGCGCGGCTATATCCCGACACGGCTCAAGAAGCATTCTGCGGTCGATTCCGATTTCGCCTGCTGGGACGCTGCACTGTAA
- a CDS encoding GIN domain-containing protein yields the protein MRILLTSVLIASIFASGCGRLIVGVVGNGVSKTEKRDISSFTELKVDTPCLVEVVEGEKPTLEITADENLLPLLSTSVNGKQLQISATDSYSTSQKIKVKITVKDLQKVEAGSASEVKIENATAKEFVMRLSEASQGSWSGTADKITYSGDSASTGTLKGKALELVANCQSASKLHAFELEAVSVKAISKEASSMEVSPKTSLEASAHSASKVRYHGSPESVKKDIQSAGSIDN from the coding sequence ATGCGTATTCTTTTGACCTCCGTGCTTATCGCCTCGATTTTCGCCAGCGGGTGCGGTCGCTTGATCGTCGGCGTTGTGGGTAACGGGGTGAGCAAGACGGAAAAGCGGGATATCAGCAGCTTCACCGAACTTAAAGTGGATACCCCTTGTCTCGTCGAAGTGGTCGAAGGGGAAAAACCCACTCTGGAAATCACCGCTGATGAAAATCTGCTGCCGCTGTTATCGACCTCGGTCAATGGTAAGCAACTCCAAATTAGCGCAACGGATTCTTACAGTACCTCTCAGAAGATCAAAGTCAAAATTACGGTGAAAGATCTGCAAAAGGTTGAAGCCGGCTCCGCCAGCGAGGTGAAAATTGAAAACGCCACCGCGAAAGAATTCGTGATGCGCCTCTCCGAAGCCAGCCAGGGAAGTTGGTCGGGCACAGCCGACAAGATAACTTATTCCGGAGATAGTGCCTCGACCGGAACGCTTAAAGGCAAAGCACTTGAACTCGTAGCCAATTGCCAGAGTGCTAGTAAGCTCCACGCTTTCGAACTCGAAGCGGTCAGCGTGAAAGCGATTAGTAAAGAGGCCAGTTCCATGGAAGTGAGCCCCAAGACGAGTCTGGAAGCTTCCGCGCACTCGGCCAGTAAAGTTCGTTACCACGGCTCGCCGGAAAGCGTGAAAAAAGATATCCAGTCTGCTGGCTCGATTGACAATTAG